In Streptomyces sp. NBC_00414, a single window of DNA contains:
- a CDS encoding endonuclease/exonuclease/phosphatase family protein, with the protein MALRSTTAETGEWTGDNNVPAPRHGSTRPGAWFAGLLLLTVSIVLGCRVADTDAVTPVPQLLAFLPWLLAPTGVALLFAALSHWRIGLVWGVAALAVTAWYIEPYGKTMEPGGVPVAEVRVLTANVEFGQATDGLIEAVGKQRPDLVFVQECESTCEKKLEQALGKSAKGEKDTKGEKDGKVVYPYRQAVEGAESEGSVILSRHPLRPAKGIPATMGMPGATAEVDGQEIRLQLAHPMPPLPSHLGTWRKELAALRDYAAANIGRPTVVAGDFNATQDHAAFRRILDTGFMDGARLTGDTRTPSWPSLTTPAFGAQIDHVLVSRGFTATRTRFLDLGNTDHRALVVDLTLNKNP; encoded by the coding sequence GTGGCCTTGCGCAGCACGACGGCGGAGACGGGCGAGTGGACCGGGGACAACAACGTCCCGGCGCCGAGACACGGCAGCACACGGCCCGGCGCCTGGTTCGCCGGCCTGCTGCTCCTCACCGTGAGCATCGTCCTGGGCTGCCGCGTCGCGGACACCGACGCCGTCACCCCCGTACCCCAGTTGCTCGCGTTCCTGCCCTGGCTCCTCGCCCCCACCGGCGTCGCCCTCCTGTTCGCCGCGTTGTCCCACTGGCGCATCGGCCTCGTCTGGGGCGTCGCCGCCCTCGCCGTGACCGCCTGGTACATCGAGCCGTACGGCAAGACGATGGAGCCCGGGGGCGTCCCGGTCGCGGAGGTCCGCGTCCTCACGGCGAACGTCGAGTTCGGCCAGGCAACGGACGGCCTGATCGAGGCGGTCGGGAAGCAGCGCCCCGACCTGGTCTTCGTCCAGGAGTGCGAGAGCACCTGCGAGAAGAAGCTGGAACAGGCCCTCGGGAAGAGCGCGAAGGGCGAGAAGGACACGAAGGGCGAGAAGGACGGCAAGGTCGTCTACCCCTACCGGCAGGCCGTGGAGGGCGCCGAGTCCGAGGGGTCGGTCATCCTCAGCCGCCATCCCCTGCGGCCCGCGAAAGGCATCCCCGCCACCATGGGCATGCCCGGCGCCACCGCCGAGGTCGACGGCCAGGAGATCCGCCTCCAGCTGGCCCACCCCATGCCACCGCTCCCGTCCCACCTGGGCACCTGGCGCAAGGAGCTGGCCGCGCTGCGGGACTACGCCGCCGCGAACATAGGCAGGCCCACCGTCGTCGCGGGCGACTTCAACGCCACCCAGGACCACGCGGCCTTCCGCCGCATCCTGGACACCGGCTTCATGGACGGCGCCCGCCTCACCGGCGACACCCGCACCCCGAGCTGGCCCTCTCTGACGACCCCGGCCTTCGGAGCCCAGATCGACCACGTCCTCGTGTCCCGTGGCTTCACGGCGACCCGGACCCGTTTCCTGGACCTCGGGAACACCGACCACCGCGCACTCGTCGTGGACCTGACCCTCAACAAGAACCCGTAA
- a CDS encoding alpha/beta fold hydrolase: MAPFLAYEDKGAHASTALPLVLIHGHPFDRTMWAPQVAAFAAGRRVIVPDLRGYGASPVVPGITPLSVFAEDVAALLDDLRVPEFVLGGLSMGGQIVMECYRLFPGRIRGLVLADTFPAAETPSGKEARGATADRLLREGMGGYADEVLYKMVAPYARPEVAAHVHRMMAGTSAEGAAAALRGRAERPDYRSLLTRVGVPTLVVVGEDDEFTPVGDAEAMHEAVPDSTLCVVRGAAHMPNLERPAEFNEALAGLLDRCDRVRPGGG; encoded by the coding sequence ATGGCTCCCTTCCTCGCATACGAGGACAAAGGCGCGCATGCTTCCACGGCGCTGCCCCTTGTCCTGATCCACGGCCACCCCTTCGACCGCACGATGTGGGCCCCGCAGGTGGCGGCCTTCGCCGCCGGCCGCCGGGTGATCGTCCCGGACCTGCGGGGTTACGGCGCGTCCCCGGTGGTCCCCGGGATCACCCCGCTCTCCGTCTTCGCCGAGGACGTGGCGGCCCTCCTCGACGATCTCCGGGTACCCGAATTCGTCCTCGGGGGACTGTCGATGGGCGGCCAGATCGTCATGGAGTGCTACCGCCTGTTCCCCGGGCGGATCCGGGGCCTGGTCCTGGCGGACACGTTCCCGGCCGCCGAGACGCCCTCCGGGAAGGAGGCCCGGGGTGCGACGGCCGACCGGCTGCTCCGCGAGGGGATGGGCGGGTACGCCGACGAGGTGCTGTACAAGATGGTCGCGCCGTACGCCCGGCCGGAGGTGGCGGCGCACGTCCACCGCATGATGGCCGGTACGTCGGCGGAGGGTGCGGCGGCGGCCCTGCGGGGGCGGGCCGAGCGGCCCGACTACCGGTCGCTGCTCACCCGGGTCGGTGTTCCCACGCTGGTGGTGGTGGGGGAGGACGACGAGTTCACTCCCGTGGGGGACGCGGAGGCCATGCACGAGGCTGTCCCGGACTCGACGCTGTGTGTCGTACGGGGCGCGGCCCACATGCCGAATCTCGAACGCCCGGCGGAGTTCAACGAGGCCCTGGCCGGGCTGCTGGACCGTTGCGACCGGGTGCGGCCGGGCGGGGGCTGA
- a CDS encoding aminotransferase-like domain-containing protein, which yields MEDYRRIADRLAEEIYSGRLKAGERLPPQRVFARRRSIAGSTAGRVYGELVRRGLVVGEVGRGTFVRAAPAPSGRALAEATHAHDPHVKVDLELNYPSVPGQSELMADGLAPLLRADVLAEATRTVPATGTAAAREAVAGLLAGCGWRPRPEQLLFAGNGRQAIAGVLASLVRPGGRVGVEALTYPLVKEIAERIGCTLVPLATDEEGLRPDAVTAAHRAAPLSALYVQPTLHNPTGVTAGDARKRELAAVVRDLDLPVVEDRIWSFLHEGGVPFAAYAPERVHVVDGLSKRVAPGLTVGFLVVPGERVGAVAGALRSGGWTAGRFALEAGTRWIRDGTVERLVGQKRADAARRQRVVAELLDAFTVRADPYAYHAWWELPAPWRADTFTAAAAAHGVAVTPGAAFAVGPQGAPDAVRLGLASVPVPVLGQALRTLRDVARGGPSARWPGPR from the coding sequence GTGGAGGACTATCGGCGTATCGCCGACCGGTTGGCCGAGGAGATCTACTCGGGGCGGCTGAAGGCCGGCGAACGGCTGCCGCCGCAGCGGGTGTTCGCCCGGCGCCGGAGCATCGCGGGATCCACGGCGGGGCGGGTGTACGGGGAACTGGTGCGGCGCGGGCTCGTCGTCGGCGAGGTCGGGCGCGGCACCTTCGTACGGGCCGCGCCGGCGCCCTCGGGCCGGGCACTCGCGGAGGCCACGCACGCTCACGACCCGCACGTGAAGGTCGATCTGGAGCTCAACTACCCCTCCGTACCAGGCCAGTCGGAGCTGATGGCGGACGGGCTCGCGCCGCTGTTGCGGGCCGACGTGCTGGCCGAGGCGACCCGTACCGTCCCGGCCACCGGGACCGCCGCCGCGCGCGAGGCCGTCGCGGGGCTGCTGGCCGGCTGCGGGTGGCGGCCACGCCCGGAGCAGCTCCTCTTCGCGGGCAACGGCCGGCAGGCCATCGCGGGCGTCCTCGCCTCGCTGGTACGGCCCGGCGGCCGGGTCGGCGTGGAGGCGCTGACGTATCCGCTGGTCAAGGAGATCGCGGAGCGGATCGGCTGCACGCTCGTGCCGCTCGCCACGGACGAGGAGGGACTGCGGCCCGACGCCGTCACCGCCGCCCACCGGGCCGCGCCGCTCTCCGCCCTGTACGTCCAGCCGACGCTGCACAACCCCACCGGGGTGACGGCCGGAGATGCGAGAAAGCGGGAACTGGCCGCTGTGGTGCGGGACTTGGACCTGCCCGTGGTGGAGGACCGCATCTGGTCCTTCCTCCATGAGGGAGGCGTGCCGTTCGCCGCGTACGCCCCCGAGCGCGTCCATGTCGTCGACGGACTGTCGAAGCGGGTCGCGCCCGGACTGACCGTCGGCTTCCTCGTCGTGCCCGGGGAACGGGTCGGGGCGGTGGCCGGGGCGCTGCGGTCGGGCGGGTGGACGGCGGGGCGGTTCGCGCTGGAGGCGGGCACGCGGTGGATCCGGGACGGGACCGTCGAGCGGCTCGTCGGGCAGAAGCGGGCGGACGCGGCCCGGCGCCAGCGCGTCGTCGCGGAACTGCTCGACGCGTTCACGGTGCGGGCCGACCCGTACGCGTACCACGCCTGGTGGGAGCTGCCCGCGCCGTGGCGCGCGGACACCTTCACGGCCGCCGCCGCCGCACACGGTGTCGCGGTCACTCCGGGGGCCGCCTTCGCCGTCGGCCCGCAGGGCGCGCCGGACGCCGTCAGGCTCGGGCTCGCGTCGGTTCCGGTACCGGTACTGGGGCAGGCGCTGCGGACGCTGCGCGACGTCGCGCGCGGTGGTCCGTCAGCCAGGTGGCCAGGGCCACGGTGA
- a CDS encoding ABC transporter permease produces the protein MSTATQSSGTGTADTADLAPVRTESLAAILVSGERPPRPNALQTSLTFGWRAILKIKHVPEQLFDVTAFPIMLVLMYTYLFGGALAGSPREYIQYLLPGILVMSVTMITMYTGLAVNIDIEKGVFDRFRSLPIWRPSTLVGYLLGDALRYTIASVVMLAVGLIMGFRPDGGVQGVVAGVLLLIVFSFAFSWVWTMFGLLLRTEKSVMGVSMMILFPLTFLSDIFVRPETMPGWLQAFVNNNPVTHLSSAVRGLMDGSWPSAEIAWSLGWAGLLVAVFGPVTMRLYNRK, from the coding sequence ATGAGCACCGCGACCCAGTCCTCCGGCACCGGCACCGCGGACACCGCGGACCTCGCGCCGGTCCGTACCGAGAGCCTCGCCGCGATCCTGGTCTCCGGCGAGCGCCCGCCGCGCCCGAACGCCCTGCAGACGTCCCTCACCTTCGGCTGGCGGGCGATCCTCAAGATCAAGCACGTTCCCGAGCAGCTCTTCGACGTGACGGCGTTCCCGATCATGCTGGTGCTGATGTACACGTACCTGTTCGGGGGCGCGCTCGCCGGTTCCCCGCGGGAGTACATCCAGTACCTGCTCCCCGGCATCCTCGTCATGTCCGTCACGATGATCACGATGTACACGGGCCTCGCGGTCAACATCGACATCGAGAAGGGCGTCTTCGACCGCTTCCGCTCGCTGCCCATCTGGCGCCCGTCGACGCTGGTCGGCTATCTGCTCGGGGACGCCCTGCGCTACACGATCGCGTCGGTCGTGATGCTGGCGGTGGGCCTGATCATGGGCTTCCGGCCGGACGGCGGGGTCCAGGGAGTGGTGGCCGGCGTCCTCCTCCTGATCGTCTTCTCGTTCGCCTTCTCCTGGGTGTGGACGATGTTCGGCCTGCTGCTGCGCACGGAGAAGTCGGTGATGGGCGTGAGCATGATGATCCTGTTCCCGCTGACCTTCCTCAGCGACATCTTCGTCCGCCCCGAGACGATGCCGGGCTGGCTGCAGGCCTTCGTCAACAACAACCCGGTCACCCACCTCTCCTCGGCGGTGCGCGGCCTGATGGACGGCTCCTGGCCGAGCGCCGAGATCGCGTGGTCGCTGGGCTGGGCCGGACTGCTGGTCGCGGTCTTCGGCCCGGTCACGATGAGGCTCTACAACCGGAAGTAG
- a CDS encoding ATP-binding cassette domain-containing protein, giving the protein MTSSNRTDHWAGPAIETAGLVKTFGDTRAVDGVDLRIESGTVYGLLGPNGAGKTTTVRMLATLLRPDGGEAHVFGHDVVREADAVRSRVSLTGQYASVDEDLTGTENLVLLARLTGHAKKASYDRAAQLLDAFGLSEAAGRQVKNYSGGMRRRIDIAASILNTPDLLFLDEPTTGLDPRSRNQVWEIVRAVVAQGTTVLLTTQYLDEADQLASRIAVIDKGKVIAEGTKGELKASVGAGSVHVRLRDADRRPDAERLLRQTLGTDVQLEPDPVALTARVGNGSARGGGTAEKASRALAELARAGITVDNFSLGQPSLDEVFLALTGKPEHPRTPSGTPDPTQDSTPDPTQLKKEATA; this is encoded by the coding sequence ATGACGAGCAGCAACCGCACCGACCACTGGGCCGGGCCGGCCATCGAGACCGCGGGCCTGGTGAAGACCTTCGGCGACACCCGGGCGGTCGACGGAGTGGACCTGCGTATCGAGTCGGGCACGGTCTACGGCCTGCTCGGCCCGAACGGCGCGGGCAAGACCACGACCGTGCGCATGCTGGCGACCCTGTTGCGCCCCGACGGCGGCGAGGCCCACGTCTTCGGCCACGACGTCGTACGGGAGGCGGACGCGGTCCGCAGCCGGGTGAGCCTCACCGGCCAGTACGCGTCGGTGGACGAGGACCTGACCGGCACCGAGAACCTCGTGCTGCTGGCCCGTCTGACCGGCCACGCCAAGAAGGCCTCGTACGACCGCGCGGCCCAGCTCCTGGACGCCTTCGGCCTGTCGGAGGCGGCCGGCCGGCAGGTGAAGAACTACTCGGGCGGCATGCGGCGCCGTATCGACATCGCCGCGTCCATTCTCAACACCCCTGACCTGCTGTTCCTGGACGAGCCGACGACGGGCCTGGACCCGCGCAGCCGCAACCAGGTGTGGGAGATCGTGCGGGCGGTCGTCGCGCAGGGCACCACGGTCCTGCTGACGACCCAGTACCTGGACGAGGCCGACCAGTTGGCGTCCCGGATCGCCGTCATCGACAAGGGCAAGGTCATCGCCGAGGGCACCAAGGGCGAGCTGAAGGCGTCGGTGGGCGCGGGCTCCGTGCACGTACGCCTGCGGGACGCGGACCGGCGGCCGGACGCCGAGCGGCTGCTCCGGCAGACGCTGGGCACGGACGTCCAGCTGGAGCCGGACCCGGTGGCCCTGACGGCCCGCGTCGGCAACGGCTCCGCCCGGGGCGGCGGCACCGCCGAGAAGGCGTCCCGCGCCCTCGCCGAGCTCGCCCGCGCGGGCATCACCGTCGACAACTTCTCCCTGGGCCAGCCGAGCCTGGACGAGGTGTTCCTCGCCCTCACCGGCAAACCCGAACACCCGCGGACCCCGTCCGGGACACCGGACCCGACGCAGGACTCGACACCGGACCCGACGCAGCTGAAGAAAGAGGCCACGGCATGA
- a CDS encoding SH3 domain-containing protein, translating into MRVTLALRNLGTALVSGCVLTVAAAGTAAAGDRGDQHGDHRGGDPVWGTVVSGGDLKVRAYPDTGSAVLDRLPPGGQDRVACVARGSRVFGNPHWYWLVGARAWASAAFVDIGGEGVPRCSDPCEGGWKDRWHDDASDSGREWVPGGS; encoded by the coding sequence ATGCGTGTCACCCTGGCTCTCAGGAATCTTGGAACCGCCCTGGTCAGCGGCTGTGTGCTGACCGTCGCGGCGGCCGGTACGGCGGCTGCGGGCGACCGCGGCGATCAGCATGGCGACCACCGTGGCGGTGATCCCGTCTGGGGGACCGTCGTCTCCGGCGGCGATCTGAAGGTGCGGGCGTATCCCGACACCGGCTCGGCCGTCCTCGACCGGCTCCCGCCCGGCGGTCAGGACCGGGTCGCCTGCGTGGCACGGGGATCGCGCGTCTTCGGCAACCCGCACTGGTACTGGCTCGTCGGGGCGCGGGCCTGGGCGAGCGCCGCCTTCGTGGACATCGGCGGGGAGGGTGTGCCGAGGTGCTCCGACCCCTGCGAGGGGGGCTGGAAGGACCGGTGGCACGACGACGCCTCGGACTCCGGCCGGGAGTGGGTGCCCGGCGGGAGTTGA
- a CDS encoding PP2C family protein-serine/threonine phosphatase, translated as MSGGADQGTPAQRQRQRQQLLRVRGRSVAWAPPLLLLVAIAVIDSNTSGEFRIISWIVLVPGIAAAICGVRGTAVFAALALVTYIEVDAAWPHQDQTGLPDFILVAVGGALATTACAVRVREERRMLHMRDVADTTRRTVLRPMPTPWAGLDHAAVYLAADMEARVGGDFYDIQPGPYGTRVLLGDVQGKGLPAVDAAAALLGTFRESAYHEASLAVVAERLEVRMRRQRQYVADLGEVPDRGVERFATAVLVAFPPPGAPGGHIEVVNFGHEPPLVAGPSGVRLLPPGDGLPLGFGGLAGPASGVPPVRLVPFAPDETLLLVTDGVTEARDAEGVFFPLHERVALAVSLDPGITHPRHLVELVREGTLRHSTGHLVDDTTIFAVRPTAAQPL; from the coding sequence ATGAGCGGCGGCGCGGACCAGGGAACGCCAGCCCAGCGACAGCGGCAGCGGCAGCAACTGCTCCGCGTACGCGGACGCAGCGTCGCCTGGGCACCCCCGCTGCTCCTCCTCGTCGCGATCGCAGTGATCGACAGCAACACCTCGGGCGAGTTCAGGATCATCTCCTGGATCGTCCTCGTCCCCGGCATCGCGGCAGCCATCTGCGGAGTGAGAGGCACGGCCGTCTTCGCCGCGCTCGCCCTCGTCACGTACATCGAGGTGGACGCCGCCTGGCCGCACCAGGACCAGACCGGCCTGCCCGACTTCATCCTCGTCGCCGTGGGCGGCGCCCTGGCGACGACGGCGTGCGCCGTGCGGGTCCGCGAGGAGCGGCGGATGCTGCACATGCGGGACGTCGCCGACACGACCCGCCGTACCGTGCTGCGCCCGATGCCCACCCCCTGGGCCGGCCTGGACCACGCGGCCGTCTACCTCGCCGCCGACATGGAGGCCCGCGTCGGCGGCGACTTCTACGACATCCAGCCGGGCCCGTACGGCACCCGCGTCCTCCTCGGAGACGTACAGGGCAAAGGCCTGCCCGCGGTCGACGCCGCCGCCGCACTGCTCGGCACGTTCCGCGAGTCGGCGTACCACGAGGCGTCCCTGGCCGTCGTCGCCGAACGGCTGGAGGTGCGGATGCGCCGCCAGCGGCAGTACGTGGCGGACCTGGGCGAGGTACCGGACCGCGGTGTGGAGCGCTTCGCGACCGCGGTCCTCGTCGCGTTCCCGCCCCCGGGCGCTCCCGGCGGCCACATCGAGGTCGTCAACTTCGGGCACGAACCCCCGCTGGTGGCCGGGCCGTCCGGGGTGCGCCTCCTGCCGCCCGGCGACGGACTGCCGCTCGGCTTCGGCGGGCTGGCCGGACCGGCGTCGGGCGTCCCGCCGGTCCGGCTGGTGCCCTTCGCCCCCGACGAGACCCTGCTGCTCGTCACGGACGGCGTGACCGAGGCCCGCGACGCCGAGGGTGTCTTCTTCCCCCTCCACGAACGCGTCGCCCTGGCCGTTTCCCTCGACCCCGGCATCACCCACCCCCGTCACCTGGTGGAACTGGTCCGCGAAGGCACCCTCCGCCACAGCACGGGCCACCTGGTGGACGACACGACGATCTTCGCCGTCCGCCCGACGGCGGCGCAGCCGCTCTGA